A single region of the Streptomyces virginiae genome encodes:
- a CDS encoding antibiotic biosynthesis monooxygenase family protein — protein sequence MPSVVKINALTVPAEQREILEKRFASRAGAVESSDGFEWFELLRPVEGTDQYLVYTRWRSEEDFQAWMEGPMKAAHQGGGEGGGERPKPAASASTVWSFEVVQQAAPKQA from the coding sequence GTGCCCAGCGTCGTAAAGATCAACGCACTGACGGTCCCCGCCGAGCAGCGGGAGATCCTGGAGAAGCGCTTCGCCTCCCGGGCCGGGGCGGTGGAGAGCTCGGACGGCTTCGAGTGGTTCGAGCTGCTGCGCCCGGTGGAGGGCACGGACCAGTACCTCGTCTACACGCGCTGGCGTTCGGAGGAGGACTTCCAGGCGTGGATGGAGGGCCCGATGAAGGCTGCCCACCAGGGCGGCGGTGAGGGTGGCGGCGAGCGGCCGAAGCCGGCGGCTTCCGCGTCCACGGTGTGGTCGTTCGAGGTCGTGCAGCAGGCGGCGCCGAAGCAGGCCTGA
- a CDS encoding antitoxin — protein sequence MSMLDKLKDLIKGHPDQARQGVEKAGDAFDAKTGNKYQSQVDTAQQKLNEQIGKEPPTPGQTRPPQP from the coding sequence ATGTCCATGCTTGACAAGCTCAAGGACCTCATCAAGGGACACCCTGACCAGGCCCGCCAAGGCGTCGAGAAGGCGGGAGACGCTTTCGACGCGAAGACCGGTAACAAGTACCAGAGCCAGGTCGACACGGCGCAGCAGAAGCTCAACGAGCAGATCGGCAAGGAGCCGCCCACGCCTGGGCAGACCCGTCCGCCGCAGCCCTGA
- a CDS encoding cytochrome P450 gives MSCPALPEGFDATDPDLLQSRVPFPEFAQLRQTAPVWWCPQRRGVTGFDDEGYWAVTRHADVKYVSTHPELFSSTTNTAIIRFNEHIQRDAIDAQRLIMLNMDPPEHTRVRQIVQRGFTPRAIRGLEEALRDRARKIVEEAAATAADGSFDFVTQVACELPLQAIAELIGVPQKDRAKIFDWSNKMIAYDDPEYAITEEVGSNAAMELIGYAMNLSAQRKECPAKDIVTQLVAAEGQGNLGSDEFGFFVLLLAVAGNETTRNAISHGMHAFLTHPEQWELYKATRPSTAAEEIVRWATPVVSFQRTATQDTELGGQKIKAGDRVGMFYSSANHDPEVFTNPGVFDITRDPNPHLGFGGGGPHFCLGKSLAVMEIDLIFNALADALPNLHLTDAPPRRLRAAWLNGIKELRVTHSAPTDHPSPADHPSPAGA, from the coding sequence ATGTCCTGCCCCGCACTGCCCGAAGGCTTCGACGCCACCGACCCAGACCTGCTCCAAAGCCGCGTCCCCTTCCCGGAGTTCGCGCAGCTGCGGCAGACCGCACCCGTGTGGTGGTGCCCGCAGCGGCGGGGCGTCACCGGCTTCGACGACGAGGGCTACTGGGCAGTGACCCGGCACGCGGACGTCAAGTACGTCTCCACGCACCCGGAACTGTTCTCCTCGACGACCAACACCGCGATCATCCGCTTCAACGAGCACATCCAGCGTGATGCGATAGATGCCCAGCGCCTGATCATGCTGAACATGGATCCGCCGGAACACACGCGCGTACGCCAGATCGTGCAGCGCGGCTTCACCCCGCGGGCCATCCGCGGCCTGGAGGAAGCCCTGCGCGACCGCGCCCGGAAGATCGTCGAGGAGGCCGCGGCCACGGCCGCCGACGGCAGCTTCGACTTCGTGACGCAGGTGGCGTGCGAGCTCCCGCTGCAGGCCATCGCCGAACTGATCGGCGTACCGCAGAAGGACCGCGCGAAGATCTTCGACTGGTCGAACAAGATGATCGCCTACGACGACCCGGAGTACGCGATCACCGAGGAGGTCGGCTCCAACGCGGCCATGGAGCTCATCGGTTACGCGATGAACCTCTCCGCGCAGCGCAAGGAGTGTCCGGCCAAGGACATCGTCACGCAGCTGGTCGCGGCCGAGGGCCAGGGCAACCTCGGCTCCGACGAGTTCGGCTTCTTCGTCCTGCTGCTGGCGGTCGCGGGCAACGAGACCACGCGCAACGCCATCAGCCACGGCATGCACGCCTTCCTCACCCACCCCGAGCAGTGGGAGCTCTACAAGGCGACGCGGCCGTCGACCGCCGCCGAGGAGATCGTGCGCTGGGCCACCCCGGTGGTGTCCTTCCAGCGCACCGCCACCCAGGACACCGAGCTGGGCGGCCAGAAGATCAAGGCGGGCGACCGGGTGGGGATGTTCTACTCCTCCGCCAACCACGACCCCGAGGTCTTCACGAACCCGGGCGTCTTCGACATCACCCGCGACCCCAACCCCCACCTGGGCTTCGGCGGCGGCGGGCCGCACTTCTGCCTCGGCAAGTCCCTCGCCGTGATGGAGATCGACCTGATCTTCAACGCCCTGGCCGACGCCCTCCCGAACCTCCACCTCACGGACGCTCCCCCACGCCGCCTCCGCGCGGCCTGGCTCAACGGCATCAAGGAACTCCGCGTCACCCACTCCGCCCCCACCGACCACCCCAGCCCCGCCGACCATCCCAGCCCCGCCGGCGCTTGA
- a CDS encoding GNAT family N-acetyltransferase, translating to MTTHSEHLTPTLSWTVTPEPFTTRDATALRRAYYAELAGRYWKRQVTETEIDQGLLDFPDDGLVPPTGQFVVGRLDGEPLACGGIRLLDPLTAELTRVYVDRRARGTGGGAALLQVLEAEARALGAERVRLDTRSDLVEARALYARHGYGEIPAYNSDPYAEHWFEKNLP from the coding sequence ATGACCACTCACAGCGAACACCTCACCCCCACCCTGTCGTGGACCGTGACCCCCGAACCGTTCACCACCCGGGACGCCACCGCCCTGCGCCGCGCGTACTACGCCGAGCTCGCCGGCCGGTACTGGAAACGGCAGGTCACCGAGACCGAGATCGACCAAGGGCTGCTGGACTTCCCGGACGACGGGCTCGTCCCGCCGACGGGGCAGTTCGTCGTCGGCAGACTCGACGGCGAGCCCCTGGCGTGCGGCGGCATCCGGCTGCTCGACCCCCTGACCGCCGAGCTCACCAGGGTGTACGTCGACCGGCGCGCCCGCGGCACCGGCGGCGGGGCGGCTCTGCTGCAGGTCCTGGAAGCGGAGGCCCGAGCGCTCGGCGCCGAGCGGGTCCGCCTGGACACCCGGTCGGACCTCGTCGAGGCCCGAGCGTTGTACGCGCGCCACGGATACGGGGAAATACCGGCCTACAACTCCGACCCGTACGCGGAGCACTGGTTCGAGAAGAACCTTCCCTAG
- a CDS encoding nuclear transport factor 2 family protein: MSEHPDCALVRRGYEAFGKGDMETMSTLLTADVIHHVPGSNPLSGHHKGRDNVLDLFRRLGTETDGTFQVDLESVLADGRGHVMSFHTVRADRGDRGIEIRQGLFFTIIGNKITDIDQCTADIDEEDVFWS; the protein is encoded by the coding sequence ATGTCAGAGCATCCCGACTGTGCCCTGGTCCGCCGCGGCTACGAGGCCTTCGGCAAGGGCGACATGGAGACGATGAGCACGTTGCTGACGGCCGATGTCATCCACCACGTGCCGGGCAGCAACCCGTTGTCCGGGCACCACAAGGGGCGGGACAACGTCCTGGACCTCTTCCGTCGCCTCGGCACGGAGACGGACGGCACCTTCCAGGTGGATCTGGAATCGGTGTTGGCGGACGGGCGCGGGCACGTGATGAGTTTCCACACCGTGCGCGCCGACCGTGGTGACCGCGGCATCGAGATCCGCCAGGGGCTCTTCTTCACGATCATCGGCAACAAGATCACCGATATCGACCAGTGCACCGCGGACATCGACGAGGAAGACGTCTTCTGGAGCTGA
- a CDS encoding bifunctional glycosyltransferase 87/phosphatase PAP2 family protein, giving the protein MAGGRRGVANAAEHSGANGHAGVIGDHGRLGAARLLLWALAGALAVRQAVVVLRMPPGEWLSGFHLPGGLPGSVYDTGQFSGTPFAGLVLKPLVGLAAPSLEVAWTCVTLLCVAAIGLVAARGLPDPVPRRTALLAAPVLTALMMVSLPVREAASPGRTAVLPVLLVLLAVFRVPGERPAGFLVGLAAALQPALLLFAPLLWLTGRRPTARTAAVTFAGATALSWAAMPRDSWTYWVEHLAGTGLGGAPAGLANQSVHGALLRLGLTGPAEILLYGSLAAAIVWIGLRRAVRYARDGQLLLAVAVTGCVAVAVSPTGWRHQLLWVLLAVAGKVGERAADRRVWPVAVVLAMTLPSTMLLPNLAALAPVRDNVPLLTAVAAACAVPFLHRSSAYWRQPVPTDYGQPAVARWARVPLLPFWRRVLSRPNLLLELLLIRVGYSLYSHIRAAAPTSRSLAEGNGSQIHGIEKALAIDIEHAVNHAVVDTPWLEAFFNFYYTSFHFVVPLTILAVLYWRRPGDYRWARASLGLATVLALVGFWLYPLAPPRLMPGLGFIDTVHGPQDLANPSYGAMTAISNQYAAMPSLHFGWSLWCGIVIVVLAPKGWQKLLGALHPLITVCAIVATANHWVLDAVGGAVVVSAGFGLVYVLSGPRGLQLNLPEQRQGAGAESSEGESSEGELKLRAGARASS; this is encoded by the coding sequence ATGGCGGGAGGCCGGCGAGGCGTGGCTAACGCGGCAGAGCACAGCGGTGCGAACGGACATGCCGGAGTCATAGGCGATCACGGCAGGCTCGGGGCGGCCCGGCTCCTCCTGTGGGCGCTGGCCGGTGCTCTCGCCGTCAGACAGGCCGTCGTCGTGCTGCGGATGCCACCGGGCGAGTGGCTGAGCGGCTTCCACCTCCCCGGCGGCCTGCCCGGATCGGTCTACGACACCGGCCAGTTCTCCGGCACCCCCTTCGCCGGGCTCGTCCTCAAGCCGCTGGTCGGCCTCGCCGCCCCGTCGCTGGAGGTCGCCTGGACCTGCGTGACGTTGCTGTGCGTCGCCGCCATCGGCCTCGTCGCCGCCCGCGGCCTGCCCGACCCGGTGCCGCGACGCACCGCGCTCCTCGCAGCGCCCGTGCTCACGGCGCTGATGATGGTCTCGCTGCCCGTCCGCGAGGCCGCCTCGCCCGGCCGGACCGCCGTCCTGCCCGTGCTGCTGGTGCTGCTCGCCGTGTTCCGTGTCCCGGGAGAGCGGCCCGCCGGTTTCCTCGTCGGCCTCGCCGCCGCGCTCCAACCCGCACTGCTGCTGTTCGCCCCGCTGCTGTGGCTGACCGGACGCCGCCCCACCGCGCGCACCGCCGCCGTGACCTTCGCCGGAGCCACCGCGCTGTCCTGGGCGGCCATGCCGCGCGACTCGTGGACGTACTGGGTCGAGCACCTGGCCGGTACCGGCCTCGGCGGCGCCCCCGCCGGCCTCGCCAACCAGTCCGTGCACGGCGCGCTGCTGCGCCTCGGCCTGACCGGACCCGCCGAGATCCTGCTCTACGGATCCCTCGCGGCCGCCATCGTCTGGATCGGCCTGCGCCGCGCGGTCCGCTACGCCCGCGACGGCCAGCTGCTGCTCGCCGTCGCGGTCACCGGCTGCGTGGCCGTCGCCGTGTCCCCGACCGGCTGGCGCCACCAGCTGCTCTGGGTGCTCCTCGCCGTCGCCGGCAAGGTGGGCGAGCGGGCCGCCGACCGGCGCGTGTGGCCGGTGGCCGTGGTCCTCGCCATGACCCTGCCGAGCACGATGCTGCTGCCGAACCTGGCCGCGCTGGCCCCCGTACGCGACAACGTGCCGCTGCTCACCGCCGTGGCCGCGGCCTGCGCGGTACCGTTCCTGCACCGCTCGTCGGCGTACTGGCGTCAGCCCGTACCCACCGACTACGGGCAGCCCGCGGTGGCCCGCTGGGCGCGGGTGCCGCTGCTGCCGTTCTGGCGGCGCGTGCTGTCCCGCCCGAACCTGCTGCTGGAACTCCTGCTGATAAGGGTCGGCTACTCGCTCTACTCGCACATCCGGGCCGCCGCGCCCACCAGCCGCAGCCTCGCCGAGGGCAACGGCAGTCAGATCCACGGCATCGAGAAGGCGCTCGCCATCGACATCGAGCACGCCGTGAACCACGCCGTGGTGGACACGCCCTGGCTGGAGGCGTTCTTCAACTTCTACTACACCTCCTTCCACTTCGTCGTCCCGCTGACGATCCTCGCGGTCCTGTACTGGCGGCGCCCCGGCGACTACCGCTGGGCCCGGGCCTCCCTGGGCCTGGCCACCGTCCTGGCGCTCGTCGGTTTCTGGCTCTACCCGCTCGCGCCGCCGCGCCTGATGCCGGGCCTCGGCTTCATCGACACCGTGCACGGGCCGCAGGACCTGGCGAACCCCTCGTACGGGGCCATGACCGCGATCTCCAACCAGTACGCGGCGATGCCCTCGCTGCACTTCGGCTGGTCGCTGTGGTGCGGGATCGTGATCGTGGTGCTGGCGCCCAAGGGCTGGCAGAAGCTGCTCGGGGCGCTGCACCCGCTGATCACGGTGTGCGCGATCGTGGCCACCGCCAACCATTGGGTACTGGACGCCGTGGGCGGGGCCGTGGTCGTGTCCGCCGGCTTCGGGCTCGTGTACGTGTTGTCCGGGCCGCGGGGGCTGCAGCTGAACCTGCCCGAGCAGCGGCAGGGCGCGGGGGCGGAGTCGAGCGAGGGCGAGTCGAGCGAAGGGGAGCTGAAGCTGAGGGCTGGGGCGCGGGCCTCCTCGTAG